The following proteins come from a genomic window of Streptomyces liliiviolaceus:
- a CDS encoding DUF2470 domain-containing protein, which produces MGDRHSWTAAPATAQRARSVLAAAWSCAVTAEGGREEFIGVHTVAEDGRVLLHLPDDSVLTTAAICAPRGEPSAVLEFADVAPVPVRNRIRSRLWMAGWFAPEDDHLTFHPTRAVLREPGGAVVVDLDEYAAAEPDPLALAEAQLLTHLADSHPDAVERLTRLVEPDCLHGAVRVQPLAVDRHGLTLRIERVRGHGDVRLPFHRPADDVGQLTERMHILLTQASGANCPRALQRQRTESEG; this is translated from the coding sequence ATGGGTGACCGTCACAGTTGGACGGCCGCACCGGCCACGGCACAACGTGCCCGGTCGGTGCTCGCCGCGGCGTGGTCCTGCGCGGTGACCGCGGAAGGCGGTCGGGAGGAGTTCATCGGCGTACACACCGTCGCGGAGGACGGCCGGGTGCTGCTGCACCTGCCCGACGACAGCGTGCTCACCACGGCCGCGATCTGCGCGCCCCGCGGAGAGCCGTCCGCCGTACTGGAGTTCGCCGACGTGGCGCCCGTCCCGGTACGCAACCGTATCCGCTCGCGCCTGTGGATGGCGGGCTGGTTCGCTCCCGAGGACGACCACCTGACGTTCCACCCGACCCGCGCCGTGCTGCGCGAGCCCGGCGGGGCGGTCGTCGTCGACCTGGACGAGTACGCCGCCGCCGAGCCCGACCCGCTGGCCCTCGCGGAGGCCCAACTGCTCACCCACCTCGCCGATTCGCACCCGGACGCCGTCGAGCGGCTGACCCGGCTCGTCGAACCGGACTGCCTGCACGGCGCCGTCCGCGTGCAGCCGCTCGCCGTCGACCGGCACGGGCTGACGCTGCGCATCGAGCGCGTCCGCGGCCACGGCGACGTACGACTTCCCTTCCACCGGCCCGCGGACGACGTCGGACAGCTCACCGAGCGCATGCACATCCTGCTCACGCAGGCGAGCGGCGCGAACTGCCCCCGTGCGCTGCAGCGGCAGCGCACGGAGAGCGAGGGCTGA
- a CDS encoding TetR/AcrR family transcriptional regulator has translation MAAKEGERTRRRLSTEERREELLTVGARLFSESPYDDVWIEQVAELAGVSRGLLYHYFPTKRDFFAAVVERESRRMLRVTAAVPGVPVRTQIDAGLDTFLEYVQKHAHGFRAFHRAEAAGDQAVRKVYRETLAAQQRQILEALAADPETAWTEEDLPVLRIAVRGWLAFMAAACLEWLKEPDLSREQVRDVCARALLGAVRP, from the coding sequence ATGGCCGCCAAGGAGGGGGAGCGCACGCGTCGTCGGCTCAGCACCGAGGAGCGCCGGGAGGAACTGCTCACGGTCGGGGCGCGCCTGTTCTCGGAGAGTCCGTACGACGACGTCTGGATCGAGCAGGTCGCCGAACTCGCCGGGGTGTCACGGGGGTTGCTCTACCACTACTTCCCGACCAAGCGGGACTTCTTCGCGGCCGTCGTCGAGCGCGAGAGCAGGCGCATGCTGAGGGTCACCGCCGCCGTGCCCGGCGTGCCCGTGCGGACGCAGATCGACGCCGGGCTCGACACCTTCCTGGAGTACGTCCAGAAGCACGCGCACGGTTTCCGCGCCTTCCACCGGGCGGAAGCGGCGGGGGACCAAGCGGTGCGGAAGGTGTACCGGGAGACGCTCGCCGCGCAGCAGCGGCAGATCCTGGAGGCGCTGGCCGCCGACCCGGAGACCGCCTGGACCGAGGAGGACCTGCCGGTCCTGCGGATCGCCGTGCGGGGCTGGCTGGCCTTCATGGCGGCGGCCTGCCTGGAGTGGCTCAAGGAGCCCGATCTCTCCCGGGAACAGGTGCGCGACGTGTGCGCGCGAGCCCTGCTCGGAGCCGTCCGTCCGTGA
- a CDS encoding FUSC family protein gives MRDVREVWAAGSAQVTKWRQQPVIVQTVRAAAAATVAYVVALRFSPEAAPLTAPLTALLVVQVTLYATLTTGIRRVNAVVAGVLVAIGFSALVGLTWWSLGLLILAALAVGHLVRVSEFVPEVAISAMLVLGVTRIGDTAWARILETVIGAVVGLGCNLLFAPPVWVGAAGESIEDLARRMRRLMLRVGDEAAGRTQVAAATESLHEARQLDHDIVDVDAALKQAEDSLRLNPRVREGLLHRVVLRTGLDTLEICTVVLRVLTRTLTDLAKERTPEPLFESHIGTVFERLLSEVGDAVVSFAVLVTTDVSRSAESAEARLAHELSAATATRDKLAQLLLEEVQRDARQWQLYGAVVTEVTRMLDELDMEHRSRRLLEELDRCTREQRERMPRLDRLRRRLRRARRNRGAPSTRTT, from the coding sequence ATGCGAGATGTACGTGAAGTGTGGGCCGCCGGCAGCGCCCAGGTGACCAAGTGGCGGCAGCAGCCCGTGATCGTCCAGACGGTCCGGGCGGCGGCGGCAGCGACCGTGGCCTACGTGGTCGCTCTGCGCTTCAGCCCCGAGGCCGCGCCGCTCACCGCTCCCCTGACCGCGCTCCTCGTCGTCCAGGTCACCCTCTACGCCACCCTCACCACCGGCATCCGCCGGGTGAACGCCGTAGTGGCCGGCGTCCTCGTCGCCATCGGTTTCAGCGCCCTGGTGGGACTGACCTGGTGGAGCCTGGGCCTGCTCATCCTGGCCGCCCTGGCCGTCGGACACCTGGTGCGGGTCAGCGAGTTCGTCCCCGAGGTGGCGATCAGCGCCATGCTGGTCCTGGGCGTCACCCGGATCGGCGACACGGCCTGGGCCAGGATCCTGGAGACGGTCATCGGCGCCGTGGTCGGACTCGGCTGCAATCTGCTGTTCGCTCCCCCGGTGTGGGTCGGCGCCGCCGGTGAGTCCATCGAGGATCTGGCGCGCCGGATGCGGCGGTTGATGCTGCGCGTCGGCGACGAGGCGGCCGGCCGCACCCAGGTGGCCGCCGCGACCGAGAGCCTCCACGAGGCACGGCAGCTCGACCACGACATCGTCGACGTGGACGCGGCCCTCAAACAGGCCGAGGACAGCCTGCGGCTCAACCCCCGCGTCCGGGAGGGCCTGTTGCACCGGGTCGTCCTGCGCACCGGCCTCGACACGCTGGAGATCTGCACGGTGGTCCTGCGGGTGCTCACCCGCACCCTCACCGACCTCGCCAAGGAACGCACCCCCGAGCCGCTCTTCGAGTCGCACATCGGGACGGTCTTCGAGCGGCTCCTGTCCGAGGTCGGGGACGCCGTGGTCAGCTTCGCCGTGCTGGTCACCACCGACGTCAGCCGCAGCGCCGAGTCGGCGGAGGCCCGCCTCGCCCACGAACTCAGCGCCGCGACCGCCACCCGCGACAAGCTCGCCCAGCTCCTCCTGGAGGAGGTGCAGCGGGACGCCCGCCAGTGGCAGCTGTACGGCGCCGTGGTCACCGAGGTGACCCGGATGCTCGACGAACTCGACATGGAGCACCGCTCCCGCCGCCTGCTGGAGGAGCTGGACCGCTGCACGCGCGAACAGCGCGAGCGCATGCCCCGGCTGGACCGCCTCCGCCGCCGCCTGCGCCGCGCGCGAAGGAACCGCGGGGCCCCCTCGACTCGTACTACGTGA
- a CDS encoding cytochrome P450: MAGTRGTQGSKGASAGALPKGFRSAELGWPELRRIPHPPYRVPLVGDAVGTNLRTPLQDSLRVGRRLGPIFRRKGFGKEIVFVWGAGLTGELADESRFAKHVGLGVANLRPVAGDGLFTAYNHEPNWQLAHDVLAPGFSREAMEGYHAMMLGVAARLTDRWDAEQAAGRAVDVPGDMTKLTLETIARTGFGHDFASFERARPHPFVTAMVGALSYAQRLNVVPAPVAPMLMRTATRRNRADVAYLNRTVDAVVETRLHGPAGDGDLLDRMLETAHPETGEHLTPENVRRQVITFLIAGHETTSGALSFALHHLAQHPEIAARARAEVDRVWGDTPEPAYDQVARLRYVRRVLDESLRLWPTAPAFAREAREDTVLGGVHPMRRGAWALVLMPLLHRDPDAWGPDTERFDPDRFEPAAVRARPAHTFKPFGTGARACIGRQFALHEATLVLGLLLRRYELLPDPAYRLRVAERLTLMPEGLTLNLRRRSPAPAPAVGPEVSGVREAPPASRCPVTGAGE, encoded by the coding sequence ATGGCGGGCACGAGGGGGACCCAGGGGTCGAAGGGCGCGTCGGCGGGCGCGCTGCCGAAGGGATTCCGCAGCGCGGAGCTGGGCTGGCCAGAGCTGCGCCGCATCCCGCACCCGCCCTACCGGGTGCCGCTGGTCGGCGACGCCGTCGGGACCAACCTCCGTACGCCGTTGCAGGATTCGCTGCGCGTGGGGCGAAGGCTCGGGCCGATCTTCCGGCGCAAGGGGTTCGGCAAGGAGATCGTCTTCGTCTGGGGCGCGGGGCTCACGGGCGAGCTGGCGGACGAGTCGCGGTTCGCCAAGCATGTCGGGCTGGGGGTCGCCAATCTGCGGCCCGTCGCCGGGGACGGCCTCTTCACGGCGTACAACCACGAGCCCAACTGGCAGCTGGCGCACGACGTGCTGGCGCCCGGCTTCAGCCGCGAGGCCATGGAGGGCTACCACGCGATGATGCTGGGGGTGGCCGCCCGGCTCACCGACCGCTGGGACGCCGAACAGGCCGCGGGCCGGGCCGTCGACGTGCCCGGCGACATGACGAAGCTGACGCTGGAGACGATCGCCCGCACCGGCTTCGGCCATGACTTCGCCTCCTTCGAGCGCGCCCGGCCGCACCCCTTCGTCACAGCCATGGTGGGCGCCCTGTCGTACGCGCAGCGCCTCAACGTCGTCCCCGCGCCGGTGGCGCCGATGCTGATGCGCACGGCCACCCGCCGCAACCGGGCCGACGTGGCGTACCTCAACCGCACGGTCGACGCCGTCGTCGAGACGCGGCTGCACGGGCCGGCCGGCGACGGCGACCTGCTGGACCGGATGCTGGAGACCGCCCATCCGGAGACCGGCGAGCACCTCACGCCCGAGAACGTCCGCCGCCAGGTCATCACCTTCCTGATCGCCGGCCACGAGACGACCTCGGGCGCGCTCTCCTTCGCCCTGCACCATCTGGCGCAGCACCCCGAGATAGCCGCCCGCGCCCGGGCCGAGGTGGACCGCGTCTGGGGAGACACGCCGGAACCGGCCTACGACCAGGTCGCCAGGCTCCGGTACGTGCGGCGCGTGCTCGACGAGTCGCTGCGGCTGTGGCCGACGGCGCCCGCGTTCGCGCGCGAGGCCCGCGAGGACACGGTCCTCGGCGGTGTCCATCCGATGCGGCGGGGCGCGTGGGCGCTGGTCCTGATGCCGCTGCTGCACCGGGACCCCGACGCGTGGGGCCCGGACACGGAACGGTTCGACCCGGACCGCTTCGAACCGGCAGCCGTGCGGGCCCGGCCCGCCCACACCTTCAAGCCGTTCGGCACCGGCGCGCGGGCGTGCATCGGGCGGCAGTTCGCGCTGCACGAGGCGACACTCGTCCTGGGACTGCTCCTGCGCCGCTACGAGCTGCTGCCGGACCCCGCCTACCGGCTGCGGGTGGCGGAACGGCTCACGCTGATGCCGGAGGGCCTGACGCTGAACCTTCGCCGCCGCTCCCCCGCCCCCGCCCCGGCCGTCGGGCCGGAGGTCTCCGGGGTCCGGGAGGCGCCGCCTGCGTCACGGTGTCCAGTGACCGGGGCGGGTGAATGA
- a CDS encoding pentapeptide repeat-containing protein, whose product MQDEPGSTAGPARTDLTADCARCFGLCCVALPFTASADFAIDKAAGSPCRNLRTDFGCGIHTELRQRGFNGCTVYDCFGAGQKVSQLTFGGEDWRSGDREHSRLMFDVFHTVRQLQELLWYLTQALEMPAARPVHPELRRVLDRTEALTRLERQELAGLDVSEVRQDVNVLLLRTSELARAGLGRGRKKERRGADLMGARLKGADLRGANLRGAYLIAADLTGADLRSADLIGADLRDADLTDADLSGALFLTQPQLNAAKGSAGTRLPASFTRPGHWTP is encoded by the coding sequence GGTGCTTTGGGCTGTGCTGTGTCGCGTTGCCCTTCACCGCCTCGGCGGACTTCGCGATCGACAAGGCCGCCGGGAGCCCCTGCAGGAACCTGCGGACGGATTTCGGCTGCGGCATCCACACGGAGCTGCGGCAGCGGGGCTTCAACGGCTGCACGGTCTACGACTGCTTCGGCGCGGGCCAGAAGGTCTCGCAGCTCACCTTCGGCGGCGAGGACTGGCGCTCGGGGGACCGGGAGCACTCCCGGCTGATGTTCGACGTCTTCCACACCGTGCGGCAACTGCAGGAACTGCTCTGGTATCTCACCCAGGCGCTGGAGATGCCCGCGGCCCGCCCGGTCCACCCCGAACTGCGCCGCGTGCTCGACCGCACCGAGGCGCTCACCCGCCTGGAGCGGCAGGAACTGGCCGGGCTGGACGTGTCGGAGGTCCGCCAGGACGTCAACGTGCTGCTGCTGCGCACCAGCGAGCTGGCCCGCGCCGGTCTCGGCCGGGGCAGGAAGAAGGAGCGCCGGGGCGCCGACCTGATGGGGGCCCGGCTCAAGGGCGCCGATCTGCGGGGCGCCAACCTCCGCGGCGCCTACCTCATCGCCGCCGACCTGACGGGCGCCGATCTGCGTTCCGCGGATCTGATCGGCGCCGACCTGCGCGACGCCGACCTCACGGACGCCGACCTCTCCGGCGCGCTCTTCCTCACCCAGCCGCAGCTCAACGCCGCCAAGGGCAGCGCGGGCACCAGGCTTCCGGCGTCATTCACCCGCCCCGGTCACTGGACACCGTGA